Within Halobacterium jilantaiense, the genomic segment GCGAGCAGGCCGCCCAGCGCGTCGAGGAAGGCGGGGAGACAGTGGCCAGCGAGATGGATGACGCCGCGGAGTCCGGCGAGGAGAGCAGCAGCGCGGCCGGCAGGCAGTAGCGCGCTCCGGACGCTGCGTCCGTGTCGGTCGACGGCGTCGACGACGACCGCGTGACCGAGTCGGCGTCCGCGAACTGACCGGCGAACCGAGCCGCCGAGTCTCGTTTTCTCGCCCCGTCAGTCGTCGTTCCCGGGTAGCTGCTCGCGAGTGACGGCGACGCCGATGGCGGGGAGGTCGGACTCGCTGTACGTCTCCAGGTCGTCGACAGCGGGCGTGTGGAGGACGCGCCCGTCGTGGTCGAACCGGGAGCCGTGACACGGGCAGTCCCAGGAGTCCTCGCCGTCGTTCCACTCGACGCGACACCCCATGTGGGGACAGACCGCCGAGACCGTGTGGAGGTCGCCGCCGTCGTCGCGGTAGATGCCGACCGGCCCCTCGTCAGAGTCGACGACGCTCGCGTCACCGCGCTCTAGGTCGACCCGCGTGGTGATAGTCGAGGTGGCGAGGCGGTCCCCGAAGAACTGCCGCATCGCCGCCGTGTTGTGCTTCAGGACCTCCGGTGCCGAGGCGCGCGCGTTCAGCCGGGTCGGCTCGTAGACGTCCGCCCACGCGGACTCCCGGCCGAGAACCGAGTCCGCGAGGAGCAGCCCCGCGGCCGTGCCGTTCGTCATCCCCCAGCCGCCGAACCCCGTCGCGACGTAGACGTGGTCGGTCTGGGGCGCGAGCCGGCCGACGAACGGCACCCGGTCGACGGACGTGTAGTCCTGGGTCGACCACCGGTACTCGACCGACTCGACGTCGAACCGCCTGCGGGCCTCCCGCTCGACCGCCCGGTAGCGGCCGCGGCCGTCGCCCTCGTGGCCGGTCTTGTGGTTCTGACCACCGACCAGCACGAGCGACTCGTCGCCCGCCGGATGGGGCCGCACGGAGAAGTGCGGGTCCGTCGACCGGTAGTACATCCCCTCCGGAACGTCGCCCGCGAGGCGGACAGCGAGCACGTACGAGCGCTTCGGCTCCAGACGCGCGAAGTACAGCCCCCGGTCGTAGAACGGGAAGTTCGTCGCCACCACGACGTCGTCCGCCGCGAGTTCTCCGCGGTCGGTCTCCACGCGGCAGCGCTCGCCGCGCCCGACGTCGAACGCCCGCGTCTCCTCGAAGACGTACCCCCCCGTCCTCGGTGAGCGCCCGCGTGAGTTCGAGGAGATACTTCCGCGGGTGGAACTGCGCCTGGTCGTCGAACCGCACCGCCGCAGCGACGTCGTACGGCAACGGGGTCGACTCGGTGTAGGACGCCGGTAGCCCGAGCCGCCGGGCCGACGACACCTCGTCGCGGACGTCCTGCCTGCGGTCCGCGGTCTCGACGTACGTGTAGGCCGGCACGCGCTCGAAGTCGCAGTCGGTGCCGTGGTCTTCTACCATCGCCTGGACCGCCTCGATGGCGGACTGGTTGGCGTGCGCGTACTGTCTGGCGCGCTCGTCGCCGAACTGCTCGCGGAGGTAGTCGTAGACGAGGCCGTGCTGGGACGTGAGCTTCGCCGTCGTGTGCCCGGTCACGCCGTTCAGAATGCGGTCGCGCTCGACGACGGCGACCGTCTGGCCGGCCTCGGTGAGCTTCGACGCCGTCGTGATACCGGCGATGCCACCACCCACCACGACGGTGTCGACGCCCAGTCCGCCGTCCAGGGCCTCGTAGTCAGTTCCCGGCGTCGTCTCCAGCCAGATGGACCTGTGCTCGCCCGCGACGGCCGCGTCGGAGTCCTCGGAGTTCATGGTCAGTCGCCGGGGCTACGCCCAGCTAGTCGAGTCAATCGGGCGTGCTGTCGGTAAACGTAGTTCCGAGGTTGCCCACGGTTGGTTGTCGCTAGGCGACAGCTTCCACTGCGGCCCGGGACCGCGAAAACGCGGACCGGCAGGTAGGAGCGAGAGAAAATGCGTCGCCCGAGCGGGCGACCCGAAAGCGAGAAAGCGTTACTCGTCGAGCGTCCGGACGACAGTCTGTGAGTTGTTGCCCTCTGTGTAGGCAACTACACTCTCTCCTCCGGCACAGCTATCAGCAGACTGGCCGATTGTCGTGACATTGGTCCACTGACCGGTACAATAAATACCTTCAGTGTTCTGACCGAGCGACGTCAGTGTCACGTCGTACGAACTGGAGCCGTTGTTCTCGACCGTAACGCCGGCCTGCGCGTTCTGATTTACGCTGTCCCCGAAGCCGAGCACGAAGCTGGCGATGACCGCGGCGAGGATAACTGTGATTGCGACCATCAGGATGACGCCGATTACCGGCGACACCCCGCGGTCGTCCATGTCCATGCCCATGTCGTCGAAGAGGCTGATTTTCGTCATTTGTGTTTGTCCAGCCACGCCGACCGTACAGCAACCCTACCCGGGTTCGCCCTTCCGCGCCGGTCCACGTTCGTGGCTGAAGCGGAGTATAAGCCGAGCATACTTAAGCCCTCCCCCGGCTTAGCGCTAGCTTAACACGACACAGGACTGGCCTGAAACGCCCAGATACGGTAGATTTTCCCCCTCACAGGCACCAGCCAGAATACGTATCAGTGCGTTCAGCTATCGCTGAGTCGGTACGCGCCCCACACCATCGCCCGGTGTGGCACTTCCTTCAGGCACGGCGAGAAGACGGATGTACCGACGGCCGCCGGCCTGTCGACCCGGGCGTATTGGTCGACCGACGCGGCGCTGAATCTGATGGCGAGACCTGTCCCGATTCGAAACCCTTTTTTCTGCAACCGCCGTCACTCCGAGTGCGAGCCGCCTTAGCTCAGACTGGGAGAGCACTCGACTGAAGATCGAGCTGTCCCCCGTTCAAATCGGGGAGGCGGCATATTCTACGACTCCGAGCGATAGCGAGGAGTCGCAGAAACGATGCCGACACGATTTGAGCTCGTGAGTCGCGCGCAGCGCAGCGAGCGCGTCGCACGGTGTTCAAATCGGGGAGGCGGCATTCTTGCTTCCGCACACCGACACGACGAGTACCAGCTGAGGATCGAGCTGTCCTCCGTCCCCGCGAGCGAAGCCAGCGGGGGCTCGGACGACGCAGCGCGAACGTAGTGACTGACCATCGTCCAACGCTCAAATCGAAGCGGCGGCAATCTCGAACGGGTCACCTGTCAGGTGTCCTCGTTGGCTTCGCTAACCGCGGAACCACTCCTCGCGAAAGCGTGGGGAACCATTCCGGGGCTCCCCTCGGTCGTGCCCGCCGGAACTGCTCTCTCCTTCGCTCGTCGCGGTGTGTTACTCGGCGCGGTCGCGAGTCGCAACGTTTTCACGAGTCATTCATCGAGGAGAGGGCGTGCAGCGGGTGATTCGAGCCGTCGGGTACGTCCTGTTGCTCGCCACAGCGACAGGGCTGCTTGGGGGCGTACTCGTCGAACCGACAGACGTCTCGTTCGCCCGCGTGGGGTTCACTGGGAGTCTGGTGGTTGCTGGGGCTGTAACTGCAGCCGTCGAGCGCCGGGCCACGTTCGATAGCCTCGCCGCCACACCCCTCGAGCCGAGTGACGCTGCCGACGCCTTCGCGGTCGTAGGCGCGGCCGGCCTCACGTACGTCCTGAGCGTTCACGCGAGCTTCGGACCCGTCCTCGCGTCGGCGCTCGTCGGCGTTGCTGCTGGCGTCGGCACTCCCGACGTCGATACCGCCGCGTACTGTGGGTCGTTCGTCGGCATGGCGTCGCCGACGGTGTTCCCCTCTGTCGGCCTCGTGTTCGCGGCAGGCCTCGTTTCCGGAGCAGCGTTCGTCGCCGCGAGAGAGTCGTTCGTCGGATTCGGCGGTAAGCTCGGTACGCTTGCGCTGTTTGGATGCAGCACGACCGGGCTGCTGTTGGGTATCGATTACGCTAGTACAGCCGGAGTGCAGTGGGGCTCCGCCGCGATCACGGTGCCGGTAGCCGCCGTCGCTGCCGTGACTACCGCCGCTTTGAGCGTTCGCTGCGGACTCGGCGCAGTTGTCGGGTCGGCGCTGGTCGGCCTCGTGGCGGGGTTCACGTTGCCGGTCGTCGCACCGGACGTCGGTGGGCTGCTGGCGACTGTCGCGTTCTGTGCATCCTTCGTCGGAATGTCGACGCGCGAGCGACTGGGGAGCGAGGCCCGGGTCGGAGTCGCTGGGGGGCTGTGTGGCCTCGTCTTCATCCTCGTCGCTCCAGCGTTCGCCGGTGCAGGCGGGAAACTCGGCACGACCGCCTTTATCTCGTGTCTGGCGCTGGCAGGCACCGACCGACTCGTCACTCGGGTGGGTGACCGGTTCGGGATGTCCGGGTAACGGCCGCCAATGCGAGCTGCGAGCGCTGACCTGACCGCTCGGGCTTCCGTTCCGACGACGCAACCGTTCGTGGTCAG encodes:
- a CDS encoding Rieske 2Fe-2S domain-containing protein encodes the protein MTNGTAAGLLLADSVLGRESAWADVYEPTRLNARASAPEVLKHNTAAMRQFFGDRLATSTITTRVDLERGDASVVDSDEGPVGIYRDDGGDLHTVSAVCPHMGCRVEWNDGEDSWDCPCHGSRFDHDGRVLHTPAVDDLETYSESDLPAIGVAVTREQLPGNDD
- a CDS encoding type IV pilin, with protein sequence MTKISLFDDMGMDMDDRGVSPVIGVILMVAITVILAAVIASFVLGFGDSVNQNAQAGVTVENNGSSSYDVTLTSLGQNTEGIYCTGQWTNVTTIGQSADSCAGGESVVAYTEGNNSQTVVRTLDE